The DNA sequence AACCAAAAGTTCATGCTTTTTTTATAGACTTTCATTGATATAACAATATTTATCCTCTCATTTGGAAAATTGGAATAGAATTTGCTATATTTAAGCAAACAAAAGGACATTTTCATTGATGATCGTCCATCGGGTTTGCCGAGGGTATTAGAGATGAAAACAAACGCATGAGGTTGACCCCATGCGTTTTTTTATGGGGTAGTTTGTGTCCTTTTCAAGGGTAAGGTCAATTTTTGGTTAATAATCCATGTTTCTTTTATTCATTAACAGCCTCGGGAATAATACCATATATTTGGTAAGCCATTGCAGTCAACAATCTTCAACCATCCTTCTAATTCCTCAATGATATTTTCTTTTTCTGAAAGGTTTGTAACGCAAGGGTGTTTTTTGTGAATGATTATCTTAACTTTTGTCCAAGTCCCATTTTTTTCATTCGTTAGCACAATTTGATTAGTTTCACCTTTCAAGTTTCTGATTATTCTTGAGTCGATATTTGGTTTTTCTCTTAGATTTAGACCATTGGCATAATAGCCCAATAGATTATCCATATTGGCCATAAGAAATGATTCCCACCCGACTAATTTAAAGCCCAACGCTTCAATTTCACTCTGCTTCAACCACAGGTCTTGGTTTGAGTAACTAAATTTTACGAATTCC is a window from the Persicobacter psychrovividus genome containing:
- a CDS encoding SH3 domain-containing protein: MPKFFFTVFLLSVNIAYGQGFQNGLILPTQGFNQEICCIYSPKEGFNVYDNPNGEVVGRITRNVAQNVGDQSFYRIYHINHQTKAENQIDLKFFKEIGYEIWAIPYSQREKEFVKFSYSNQDLWLKQSEIEALGFKLVGWESFLMANMDNLLGYYANGLNLREKPNIDSRIIRNLKGETNQIVLTNEKNGTWTKVKIIIHKKHPCVTNLSEKENIIEELEGWLKIVDCNGLPNIWYYSRGC